One window of Pseudacidobacterium ailaaui genomic DNA carries:
- a CDS encoding glycoside hydrolase family 13 protein: MERVTKKILGLLIVLALSTGLQGQTSSPNHTPWWKGAVFYEIYPRSFQDSNNDGIGDLNGITERLDYLKSLGVDAIWLTPIYPSPQVDFGYDISNYEDIDPQYGTLKDFDHLVAEAKKRNIRIIMDLVLNHTSDKHPWFIESSSSKTNPKRDWYVWRDGKGPGEPPNNWESLFGHSAWQYDPKTGQYYYHKFYIQQPDLNWNNPEVRKAMYDVERFWINRGVAGFRLDAITTLFEDPQLRDEQVIKGADGRPVINAYGDPELDDARTNNLPEVHDVLRELREVADSYKGRDVVLIGETYLRSVDDLRKMYGTHHDELQLPMDMQIGFINKFDVALFRQRINEAQNDIDGNEPLIVFDNHDNPRWDRYGDGKYHDDIGRVIATVLFATRGSAMFYYGDEIGMVTTPPTRKEDVKDPIGITGWPKEKGRDGERTPMQWTDGPNAGFTGADVKPWLPIPPSYKTVNVQAESKDPNSMLNWYKKMIELRRTVPALRYGNNIMLNPSDNQVLSWLRVAPGQAPVVVACNFTPKPQKVHFDLTAQGIAGKHAKTLIKTPAAADPSSLDDVELPPFGVYVGEVE, translated from the coding sequence ATGGAACGTGTTACGAAAAAGATTCTGGGCCTGCTCATTGTTCTTGCATTGAGTACGGGCCTTCAGGGGCAGACTTCATCCCCCAACCATACCCCATGGTGGAAAGGTGCAGTCTTCTATGAGATTTATCCACGCAGCTTCCAGGATTCGAACAATGATGGCATCGGTGATCTGAATGGAATCACGGAACGCCTGGATTATCTGAAGTCTCTAGGAGTGGATGCCATCTGGCTAACACCCATCTATCCTTCTCCGCAGGTAGATTTTGGATATGACATCTCCAACTATGAAGATATTGATCCTCAATATGGCACTCTGAAGGACTTTGACCATTTGGTTGCAGAGGCGAAAAAGCGGAATATCCGCATCATCATGGACCTGGTGCTGAACCACACATCCGACAAGCATCCCTGGTTTATCGAGTCGAGCAGCTCAAAGACAAACCCGAAACGAGACTGGTATGTTTGGCGCGACGGTAAGGGTCCGGGAGAGCCGCCGAACAACTGGGAATCGCTGTTTGGCCACTCGGCATGGCAATATGATCCGAAAACCGGGCAGTATTATTACCACAAATTTTACATTCAGCAGCCAGACCTGAACTGGAACAATCCAGAAGTACGCAAAGCCATGTATGACGTCGAGCGGTTTTGGATCAATCGTGGAGTTGCCGGCTTCCGACTGGATGCTATTACTACTTTGTTTGAAGACCCACAGCTTCGCGATGAACAGGTCATCAAGGGTGCCGACGGCAGACCTGTGATCAACGCCTATGGTGATCCCGAGCTGGATGACGCCCGCACTAATAATCTTCCTGAGGTCCACGATGTTCTGCGCGAGCTTCGTGAGGTGGCTGACAGTTACAAAGGCCGTGATGTTGTACTCATCGGAGAAACGTATCTTCGCAGTGTAGACGACCTGCGGAAAATGTACGGCACGCATCATGATGAGTTGCAGCTTCCGATGGACATGCAGATTGGCTTTATCAATAAGTTCGATGTTGCGCTGTTTCGTCAGCGCATCAATGAAGCGCAGAACGACATCGACGGGAACGAGCCGCTGATTGTTTTCGATAATCATGACAACCCACGCTGGGACCGCTACGGAGACGGCAAGTATCACGATGATATTGGCCGCGTCATCGCGACGGTGCTTTTTGCCACGCGGGGCAGCGCCATGTTCTATTACGGTGACGAAATCGGCATGGTCACGACTCCTCCTACACGGAAAGAGGACGTCAAGGACCCCATCGGCATCACCGGATGGCCGAAGGAAAAGGGCCGCGATGGCGAGCGTACCCCCATGCAGTGGACGGACGGGCCGAACGCTGGATTCACCGGTGCAGACGTAAAACCCTGGCTGCCGATTCCGCCGAGTTACAAGACGGTGAATGTACAGGCCGAGTCAAAAGACCCAAATTCGATGCTGAACTGGTACAAGAAGATGATCGAGCTGCGGCGTACAGTTCCGGCACTGCGCTATGGCAACAACATCATGCTCAATCCCAGTGACAATCAGGTGCTCTCCTGGTTGCGAGTTGCACCGGGCCAGGCGCCGGTGGTCGTTGCGTGCAACTTTACGCCTAAGCCACAAAAGGTCCATTTCGACCTGACGGCACAGGGCATTGCGGGCAAACACGCAAAGACCCTCATCAAAACACCAGCAGCGGCCGATCCTTCTTCGCTGGACGACGTGGAATTACCGCCCTTCGGGGTCTATGTTGGAGAAGTCGAATAG
- a CDS encoding aldo/keto reductase, whose protein sequence is MEQFLLNNQPVSRIGLGTWAIGGSEWGDVPEKDAIATCLTALDCGIRLIDTAPIYGHGRAEEIVGKAIRQHGKRDTFYVATKAGLEWNESGVYANATPARLRRELEDSLRRLRTDYIDLYQIHWPDTLVPVEEPAAVMREFYEEGKIRAIGVSNFSAAQMRVFSEAAPLHSNQPPYNIFEREIEHTVVPWCREHTVALIVYSPLCRSLLAGRLTASTEFPVGDIRRVDPKFQQPRYEQYLNAVALLDKFAQENYGKRVLHLAMRWVLDRPGISAALWGAKRPEQLSPVREVLGWKLDDAAMAAIEDIVRECVLDPAGPEYLAPRVRGL, encoded by the coding sequence ATGGAACAGTTCCTTCTGAACAACCAGCCAGTTTCGCGCATCGGATTGGGCACATGGGCGATTGGCGGCAGCGAGTGGGGTGATGTCCCGGAGAAAGATGCAATCGCTACTTGTCTTACCGCATTGGACTGCGGTATCCGCCTGATCGATACGGCGCCCATTTATGGACACGGCCGCGCAGAAGAAATTGTGGGCAAGGCCATACGGCAGCACGGAAAACGCGACACATTCTACGTTGCCACCAAAGCAGGTCTGGAGTGGAACGAGAGCGGGGTCTATGCCAATGCAACACCGGCGCGGCTGCGGAGGGAACTGGAAGATTCACTTCGCCGCCTGAGGACCGACTACATTGATCTGTACCAGATTCACTGGCCAGACACGCTGGTGCCAGTTGAAGAACCAGCCGCAGTGATGCGCGAGTTCTACGAGGAGGGAAAGATCCGCGCAATCGGCGTCAGTAATTTTTCAGCGGCACAGATGCGGGTCTTCAGCGAGGCCGCCCCGCTGCACTCCAATCAGCCGCCCTACAACATTTTTGAGCGCGAAATCGAACATACGGTTGTGCCCTGGTGCCGGGAGCATACTGTTGCTCTGATCGTCTACAGTCCACTTTGTCGCAGCCTGCTTGCCGGGCGGCTTACAGCATCCACAGAATTTCCCGTAGGAGATATTCGCAGGGTAGACCCGAAGTTCCAGCAGCCGCGCTACGAGCAGTATCTGAACGCTGTGGCGCTCCTGGACAAATTTGCTCAGGAAAATTACGGCAAACGCGTGCTGCACCTGGCCATGCGCTGGGTGCTTGACCGTCCTGGAATCAGCGCAGCACTTTGGGGCGCCAAGCGTCCAGAACAACTGTCGCCCGTGCGGGAGGTACTGGGATGGAAGCTGGATGATGCCGCCATGGCAGCGATAGAGGACATCGTTCGGGAATGTGTTTTGGATCCGGCAGGGCCGGAGTATCTTGCTCCCAGGGTGCGGGGCCTGTAG
- a CDS encoding sugar phosphate isomerase/epimerase family protein — protein MQEISRRSFLKAGCAAAAAFGMGGARVFANPLGLPIGLQLYSVRALLPKDYLGTLKQLAAIGYKEVEAAGFFDHRALDVKKAMADAGLRCVSAHYPMPVLQKDPEGTLHYAKTLGLEYIVCSSPSVADPSAGRHELTADDWRWNAEQLNRFGRQFKAEGIRMGYHNHTPEFRDLGGGRVGYDVLLKDTDPALVTFEMDCAWVVAGGRNPVDYLHQYPDRISMLHIKDLKPVIGDPMQRTSTVLGKGTIDYKPIFAAAKKANIKHYFVEQEEFDGDPLDELRQDYRYLHDLH, from the coding sequence GTGCAGGAGATCTCACGGCGGTCGTTTCTCAAGGCCGGTTGCGCAGCAGCGGCTGCGTTTGGAATGGGTGGGGCACGGGTATTTGCCAACCCGCTTGGATTGCCCATTGGGCTACAACTTTACAGTGTGCGCGCTCTGCTTCCCAAAGATTACCTGGGAACGCTCAAGCAGCTTGCCGCCATCGGATACAAAGAAGTGGAAGCTGCGGGATTCTTTGATCATCGTGCTTTGGACGTAAAAAAGGCCATGGCCGATGCAGGACTGCGCTGCGTCAGCGCACATTACCCCATGCCGGTGCTGCAAAAAGACCCGGAGGGCACTCTGCACTACGCAAAGACACTGGGCCTTGAATATATTGTTTGTTCTTCGCCTTCTGTTGCAGATCCATCTGCCGGCAGGCATGAACTTACGGCCGACGACTGGCGCTGGAACGCTGAACAGCTTAACCGCTTTGGAAGACAATTCAAGGCAGAGGGCATTCGCATGGGATATCACAACCATACCCCTGAGTTCCGCGACCTTGGCGGGGGAAGGGTTGGTTACGATGTGCTGCTCAAGGACACCGACCCTGCTCTGGTGACATTTGAAATGGACTGCGCATGGGTCGTAGCTGGCGGAAGAAATCCAGTGGACTACCTGCATCAATATCCCGACCGCATTTCCATGCTGCATATCAAGGACTTGAAGCCCGTCATCGGAGATCCTATGCAGCGCACCTCGACCGTCCTGGGGAAGGGGACCATTGATTACAAACCCATCTTTGCCGCCGCGAAAAAAGCGAACATCAAGCATTATTTTGTGGAGCAGGAGGAGTTTGACGGCGATCCGCTCGACGAGCTTCGCCAGGACTATCGGTATCTGCACGATTTACACTAA
- the ndk gene encoding nucleoside-diphosphate kinase, producing the protein MSQRTFSIIKPDAVRKGHSGAILAEIEKAGFKLIAIKKLSISKTQAEGFYYVHKERPFFGSLTDFMSSGPIFVMVLEKDNAIADLRKLMGATNPANAEEGTIRKKFAASIEENAIHGSDGEDTAKFEIGYFFAGYELV; encoded by the coding sequence GTGTCCCAACGCACCTTCAGCATCATCAAGCCAGACGCGGTCCGCAAGGGCCATTCCGGGGCCATCCTCGCCGAGATTGAAAAGGCGGGGTTCAAGCTCATTGCCATTAAAAAGCTTTCCATCTCAAAGACCCAGGCGGAAGGCTTCTATTATGTCCACAAGGAACGCCCATTCTTTGGCTCCTTGACGGACTTCATGTCTTCAGGACCGATTTTCGTCATGGTGCTGGAGAAGGACAACGCCATCGCCGACCTGCGCAAACTGATGGGCGCAACCAACCCGGCGAACGCCGAGGAAGGGACCATCCGCAAAAAGTTCGCGGCTTCGATTGAAGAAAACGCCATCCATGGGTCAGACGGAGAAGACACGGCCAAGTTTGAAATTGGCTACTTTTTTGCTGGTTACGAACTCGTCTGA
- a CDS encoding sodium:solute symporter family protein: MSHLYAAIVGAIILTLLVVSLTRLGKVKTKADYLVAGRSLPAFVLIFTLLSSWIGSGSLLGGAENAYNNGIVALWQGAGGWAGLLLIYFIAPRARRSAQFTIPDLLEARYNQLARVLGVIAVLFAYTAITSYQLIGGGDILSLIFPTVITPDLGKYIIAIFVIVFTAIAGMSSVAYMDVVIGLLATVTLLMAFPVLLHMAGGWSGFHTALPASHFRPLGSGSFLRAMELFLPTCLLMLGNQAMYQKFFSAKSEKDARVAVVGWVIGTVVLETVIVLLAMLGHVMAIKNHASPFPRAILAFTALHSLPGLLGALLMGAIFAKIISTANNFLFSPATNLVNDIFVRYIAPDASNKRILIISRLMVVFLGIWALYQALHTGSVLQKTLYAYTVYSAALTPVILAAFYSKRANAAGAVSAIFAGTFITVFWDTGFVHHHLPAVLAERDAIFPALIAAVLCLVLVSAFTRPPRAEQAAMFFNKPVE; the protein is encoded by the coding sequence ATGAGTCATCTGTACGCCGCGATTGTCGGCGCCATCATTCTTACCCTGCTTGTTGTCTCGCTAACGCGCCTGGGAAAAGTGAAGACAAAGGCTGATTATCTGGTTGCCGGGCGCTCGCTGCCCGCATTTGTGCTGATCTTCACGCTGCTATCGTCATGGATCGGGTCTGGTTCCCTGCTGGGCGGCGCGGAGAATGCCTATAACAACGGGATTGTGGCGCTATGGCAGGGCGCCGGCGGATGGGCCGGACTGCTGCTGATTTATTTCATTGCGCCTCGTGCGCGGAGGTCGGCCCAGTTCACCATTCCCGACCTGCTGGAGGCCCGCTACAACCAGCTGGCCCGTGTGCTCGGAGTCATCGCCGTACTATTTGCCTACACCGCCATTACCAGCTATCAGCTGATCGGCGGCGGAGATATCCTGAGCCTTATCTTCCCGACAGTCATTACGCCGGACCTGGGCAAATACATCATTGCCATTTTTGTCATTGTGTTTACCGCAATTGCCGGAATGTCTTCTGTGGCATATATGGACGTCGTCATCGGTCTGCTTGCGACCGTAACCCTGTTGATGGCATTTCCTGTTCTGCTGCATATGGCTGGAGGGTGGAGCGGCTTCCATACCGCGCTGCCTGCCTCCCATTTCCGGCCTCTGGGTTCCGGGTCTTTTCTCCGCGCCATGGAGTTGTTTCTGCCAACCTGCTTGCTGATGCTGGGAAACCAGGCCATGTATCAGAAATTTTTCTCGGCCAAGTCAGAGAAGGATGCGCGAGTTGCAGTGGTTGGATGGGTCATCGGGACAGTGGTCCTTGAAACCGTCATCGTTCTGCTGGCCATGCTCGGCCATGTGATGGCCATCAAAAACCATGCTTCGCCCTTTCCTCGTGCAATCCTGGCCTTTACTGCTCTGCACAGTCTGCCCGGGCTGCTGGGTGCACTGCTGATGGGCGCAATCTTTGCCAAAATCATCTCCACGGCAAACAATTTTCTTTTTTCCCCGGCAACAAACCTTGTGAATGATATTTTTGTGCGCTACATTGCGCCGGACGCCTCAAACAAACGCATTTTGATTATCTCGCGGCTGATGGTGGTGTTTCTTGGAATCTGGGCGCTGTACCAGGCGCTGCATACCGGATCTGTCCTGCAAAAGACGCTTTACGCTTATACGGTCTATTCAGCCGCGCTCACGCCGGTGATCCTGGCGGCCTTCTATTCCAAAAGAGCAAATGCTGCCGGAGCGGTGAGCGCAATTTTTGCCGGAACCTTTATCACTGTCTTCTGGGACACTGGCTTCGTGCACCATCACCTGCCCGCAGTCCTGGCCGAGCGCGATGCCATCTTTCCTGCCCTGATTGCGGCTGTGTTGTGCCTGGTCCTGGTAAGCGCTTTTACCCGGCCGCCGCGTGCGGAACAGGCCGCAATGTTTTTTAACAAGCCCGTGGAATAG
- a CDS encoding SDR family NAD(P)-dependent oxidoreductase, producing the protein METQKEDWFARYPSLRGRTVLVTGGGSGIGASIVEHFAYQGARTVFLDVAEQAAKSLAAALATRVEYAPVFLHCDLTNIQALQAAIKKAEELVGPIEVLVNNAANDERHKWDEVTPAYWDRMMDVNLRHQFFTMQAVAPGMKSHGKGSMINLSSISWMVPSTGLPVYVTAKAGIVGLTRTMSRELGPFGIRVNCVLPGAILTEKQVRLWWTSEYREKIMTSQSIRRQLMPADVARLVLFLASDDSSAITGQSHIVDGGWV; encoded by the coding sequence ATGGAAACGCAGAAGGAAGATTGGTTTGCCCGTTATCCCAGTCTGCGTGGCAGGACGGTTCTTGTTACCGGCGGTGGCTCTGGCATTGGGGCTTCGATTGTGGAGCATTTTGCGTATCAGGGGGCCAGGACGGTTTTTCTCGATGTGGCCGAGCAGGCAGCGAAATCCTTGGCAGCTGCGCTGGCAACACGTGTAGAATACGCCCCGGTCTTCCTGCACTGTGATCTCACGAACATCCAGGCCTTGCAGGCGGCAATCAAGAAGGCCGAAGAACTAGTGGGCCCGATCGAGGTCCTGGTCAACAATGCAGCGAATGATGAACGCCACAAGTGGGACGAGGTGACTCCCGCATACTGGGACAGAATGATGGACGTAAATCTCCGGCATCAGTTCTTCACCATGCAGGCAGTAGCGCCGGGCATGAAGTCGCACGGAAAGGGGTCCATGATTAATTTAAGTTCCATATCGTGGATGGTTCCCAGCACGGGCCTGCCCGTATATGTCACGGCGAAAGCAGGCATCGTGGGACTTACGAGGACGATGTCGCGCGAACTCGGTCCTTTCGGAATTCGGGTGAACTGCGTGCTGCCGGGCGCGATTCTCACCGAAAAACAGGTCCGTCTCTGGTGGACCTCGGAATACAGGGAGAAAATCATGACCAGCCAAAGCATCAGGCGTCAACTTATGCCCGCAGATGTGGCCCGGCTTGTCCTTTTCCTGGCCTCGGACGACTCTTCGGCCATCACCGGTCAGAGCCACATTGTAGACGGCGGCTGGGTCTGA